One window of the Triticum dicoccoides isolate Atlit2015 ecotype Zavitan chromosome 3B, WEW_v2.0, whole genome shotgun sequence genome contains the following:
- the LOC119278608 gene encoding alpha-1,3-mannosyl-glycoprotein 2-beta-N-acetylglucosaminyltransferase-like has protein sequence MAHNPRYIRRLLLVAAAGAFIYIQVRLFSTQSHDAGRLALAEAGQPNLPVAAVVIMACNRPDYLQRTVESTLKYQKAVASKFPLFISQDGTNGEVKNKALSYAQITFMQHVDLEPVHTESPGENIAYYKIANHYKWALDELLIKHNFRRVIILEDDMEIAPDFFDYFEAAAKLLDTDKSIMAVSSWNDNGQKQFVYDPKALYRSDFFPGLGWMLTKSTWMELSPKWPKAYWDDWVRLKEVHGGRQFIRPEVCRTYNFGEHGSSMGQFFDQYLKPIKLNDAHIDWNSEDLSYLTEENFLIKFGKDVANATPLRGSDDLLKAHNLDMDVRIQYNDQGDFERVARQFGVFEEWKDGVPRAAYKGVVVFRYKSSRRRIYLVGPDSLRQLGV, from the exons ATGGCTCATAACCCGCGATacatccgccgcctcctcctcgtcgccgccgccggggCCTTCATCTACATCCAA GTGCGGCTCTTTTCTACCCAGTCTCATGACGCCGGACGCCTCGCCCTCGCGGAAGCA GGTCAACCTAATCTCCCCGTTGCCGCTGTTGTCATAATGGCTTGCAATCGACCAGACTATTTGCAGAGGACAGTTGAATCTACCCTCAA GTATCAGAAAGCAGTTGCTTCAAAGTTCCCACTATTTATATCACAG GATGGAACAAATGGAGAAGTTAAAAATAAGGCCTTGAGTTATGCCCAAATAACATTTATGCAG CATGTAGATCTTGAACCTGTGCACACTGAAAGTCCAGGGGAAAACAttgcatattacaagatagcta ACCACTATAAATGGGCATTGGATGAGCTACTCATTAAGCATAATTTTCGTCGAGTAATCATTCTGGAAG ATGACATGGAGATCGCCCCAGATTTCTTCGACTACTTCGAGGCTGCAGCGAAATTACTTGATACTGACAA GTCGATAATGGCTGTTTCTTCTTGGAATGACAATGGGCAGAAGCAGTTTGTTTATGACCCAA AAGCTCTTTATCGTTCGGACTTCTTTCCTGGGCTTGGATGGATGCTAACAAAGTCAACATGGATGGAGCTATCACCAAAGTGGCCCAAAGC TTATTGGGATGATTGGGTAAGGCTGAAGGAGGTACACGGAGGTCGGCAATTTATTCGACCAGAAGTATGCAGAACATATAACTTTGGCGAGCAT GGATCAAGCATGGGACAGTTCTTCGATCAGTACTTGAAACCAATCAAGTTAAATGATGCTCAT ATTGACTGGAACTCCGAGGACCTGAGCTACCTCACGGAG GAAAACTTCTTGATCAAATTTGGGAAAGATGTCGCTAATGCCACACCTCTGCGTGGATCCGATGATTTGTTGAAGGCCCACAATCTGGATATGGACGTAAGGATTCAGTATAACGACCAGGGCGATTTCGAGCGTGTAGCTCGTCAGTTTGGAGTATTTGAAGAGTGGAAG GACGGTGTTCCACGGGCAGCTTACAAAGGCGTGGTGGTCTTCCGATACAAGAGCAGTCGAAGACGAATATACCTTGTCGGCCCTGACTCTCTTCGTCAACTCGGGGTTTAA